Part of the Spiroplasma turonicum genome, ATCTTTTAATAAATTATCAAAACTTAAACGATAATTTTTTATACCATTGTTTCTTGAAATTACTAAATCAGAAACTATACTATTAAAATTATTGTCAAAAGTTTTGGGTTTTGCACCTTTATTTAAAACTTGCATTTGTCCAATTTTTAAAAGACCAGAATTACCTTCAAATTGTAACCCAAACTTAGCTATAGTACCTTTTGAATCAACGTTTGCTGACAGTTCAGTTCAACCATTACCTAGATTTTTTGTACTTGTTACTGCAATTTTTGTACCAGATGAATCATCATAGATAATTTTAATATTATTAACTTGTGAAGACTTAACAATCATTTTAACTTCTTTGCTTTTATTTATAATGTAGTTTGAACCCATAATTCATCAATTATAAGTTCCATTTTCACCGATATTTTCAAATGGAGTGATTTCCCCTTTATCATTATAACCACTACCTAAACTTAATGAGTTCCCTTTTAAATATGGATTGTGATAATCATAATAACCTGATATTTTATCAGAATCTAATTGATTACCCTTACTATCAGTTATAAATCATTTATAAGTAGGTTGTACATCAGCTATATTTGTATTTGATCATGGATATTTTTCTAGTGAAATAATCGAATTATCTACATCTAAAGAATTAAATTTTATACCATTCCCAGTTGAGAAATGGGTGAAAAAAACATCATTATAATCATTGAGTACAGTATTTTCTTGAACAATATGACCTAATCCATAACTATATTTATTAACAGCATCAATATCAGTTGTAAAAGTATATACACCTTCATCTTTTTCTGATAATTTTCTATTATGACCTGTGTATAGCATATCATCATATTTATTTGCAGCTACTAAACGGTATGCATCTCTTTCATATTCATCAACACCTGTTAGTTTATCTCCTTCTGAACCACCTATTTCAACTGGTCATTGTGAAGCAAATACTGATATTGAATTATTTTTTGACATGTCACCATATTTATACTTTCTAATTATTTGGCCATCGTTGCCTTTAATAGAGTCATCTGCTTCATTCAGATAGGCTAATGATCCAGTATCAAATCTTCCTAATAAATCTTTATCATAATATGGTTTTCCGTTTACTCAAGCACCAACATTATACATATTAAATACTTCATTTGGTTGTTTATTTTTTTCTTTAATATATTCATATGAATCATTATAAGTTTGTCCAAAGTCAGTTAAAAAATAATCTGAATTTTCATATAATTGTTTAGATTCTTCATTTTCTGGTATATTATTTAAACTTCCATTATTTTTATATGAAAAAAATAACAATTTTTCACTTGGTTTATTTTTAAATAATTCATTTACTTTATTTTTAAATTGTTTCATTATCTCTATAATTGTTACATAACTAACTATAGATCCATCTGAAAAATATCCATTTGGCTCATTATTTAAAAATCAACCATCAAAATTATATTTTAATGCCATATCGATTAATTTATCAACAATCAAATAATTTCCTTCTGAGTCAGTTTTTATAAAATCTCTAAGTAATTCAATTTTTAAACCATGATAACCATCTAAAAATATGTTTCCAAGAATTTTTGTTCCATTTAAATGTGCTTTATGAACTTCATTTGCTGCTGGTGGTAATATAATACCTTCATTGATAGCTCCACCTCATGATACTGTAATATCATTATATTGATAATTGTTAATAAATCTAGTAAAGGCTTTGTTATTTCCAACTATTGTATTTTGTTTTGATGTTGAAGGTATAACAGTGGACATATTCATTTCCATTACATTTTCGTTTTGAGACGCAACTCATTTTTTAGCTACTTTAGTTGTTTTTTGTAAAGGTATTCTCGAAACATTATATTTTGCATCATTATCATCTTCATAATTTCAATCTAACAAACTATTTTCTTCATCAAATATTTCAGATTTATCTATTTGATGTAAATCTTTTTTTAAATTACCATTAGGTAAAAAATGTGAGTTTAAAGGGACACCAGTCGGTGATTGTTTTAATGCATCTTCATTAGTTTTAAATCCAGTGTTAAAATCGTTATAATCAAGATAATTCTTTATATTTTTTATATTTAATTTTAATGTATTTTCAACCTTAGAAGGTTTGTTAAAACTTTGTAAATTTTTATAACCTTCAAAATAAGGTTGTTCTTCTTTTCAACTATAATCTTCTATTTCTGATAAATTAGTACCAAATGATTTTGCTGGTTTATCGCATGAAACTGCTGTAGCGCATAATGGCATCAATAAAATTGTTGAATTTAATAAAGCAATTAATTTTTTCATTTTATTCCCCTTTGTTTTACTTTCAAATAATTTAAATTAAAAAATATTTTATATATATTAAAATATAAATCTTAATATATATAAAATAGTTTAATAAATTGATTTAAAATAATTCACATTATTATATTAACATATAATTTATTGCTATAAAAATATAGATAAATAAAAAAAACATTTATAAATGTTTTTTTATTTATCTAATTTATATAGTTCATCAACTTTTAAATAATTACCAGCATATCTAAGTTTTATCTTAAATGTATTTTCAATATTTGTTAATTTATTTTTTACTACATATTCAAAATCATTTAATGAATTTGATTTTATTGAAACATCTAAATTAAGAAAAATACTATTAGCAACTTTTTTTGTATTAGACAATCTTTTATTATATTCACTTATCATATTGTTAATAATACTAATAATTCCACTTAATCATCCCAAATTTTCATTTAATATTGTTTGTATTCTGTCAAGGGGTGAATCTTTTGCTATTGTATTATCTTTATTTAAACCTAAATTATTCATAAAATTATCAATATCACTTAATGCATTTTGCAAAGCATCATTTTTATATAGACTATTAAATAAATTTGCAAATGAATCAAATTTAATAACATAATTTAAGTTTTCATTTTCTTTTAAAGTTATTGTTTTATAAATAGTATTGATAATTTTTTTTACAGATTCACTCATTAAAAATCCTAAACCTAAATCTTTTTTATTATCAAAAATTTTAACTACTTCATCATTTGAACTAAATAATGATGAATTTAATAAATTTTCAATAGGTTCAGACAACATTTTTTTAATCGATAAATTAAGTTTTTCATTATTATTATCATATAAATAATCTATTCATTTACCAGGATTTTTAAAATATTCATCTCAATCATTTTTTCCAATATTAATTATAAAATCTTTTATAAACCCATCAAAGTTATTTAAAATATCTTTTTCGTTTAAAAATGATAATACTAAACTAAAATTATTTGTTAAAGTACCTTCACTAGATTTATAACCAATACCCCAATTAATAAAAGATCTTACAAATTGATCTATATAAATTATGTATTCCATACTTAATATCTTACCTTCTAGATATTCAGAACCTAATAATTTAATTGCAAATTCAGATATTATATTAATCAATCCATTTTTTTTACCATTATATGGTGAACTAATAAGAGTCCCTGTAGAATCATCAGGTTTTTCATCACCGGGAGTTGCTAAAAGAATACCAATAATATTTTTTAATACTGTTGATCCTTTTTCTTTTTCATCATTTGTTATTACATAAAGTATATTTACAATATTTTTAATATCAAGTTGATTACTATTTTCATCTAATTTTTTAGTACGAATTTCATCAATTTCAGATATTGTAAAAAGTTTTATTTCATCAACTTTGTCCATATCAATTTTTATTGTGTTTATATATACTAGAAGATTTCTTAAAAAATATAAAATTCCAGGGACAACTGAAACATCAGTTAATATATCAAAACTTAATTTTTTTTCACCTTTTATTAATTGATTCAAGTTATTTGCAACTTTCTTTGAAGCTGATTTTATGTTTAAGTTTATATTATCAGAATTATTATAAGTTAATGTTTCATCGCTTGAATCTTTATTTATTAATTTATCTAATGAGTTTGAAAGAGCTATGATTCCTGCATTTAAAGTGTCTTCATAATTAAAAAATTCATTTTTATCATCTTTTAAGCTATTTATACTGAAAGCATTTTCAAAATCTTTTAAAACATCATTGTTTAAAACTTTACCTAATGTTTTTAATAAATTAGGTGAAATTAATTCTTCTAATTTTTTAGATAAAATCCCCATTAAAGAAATAAACTTTTCAGGTGATGATAAGTTATTTAATATTAATGGAAGTGATTGAACTAGTGAAGTTATTGTTCCCATTGTTCCAGAAATTTCAGGTGCAACTACACCTTCTTGATAAATACTTGAATCAACATTTGTTTGTTCATCAACTAACTCAACACTGTTTTTAAAATACTTTTCAGATATATCACTATATCTTGTATAATCAGAAGTTTCAACTCCTTCAAAACTATCAAGACCTAAATTAGATATATAATTATCTTTTACAAAATCATTCATAATGTATGATGAACTATAATGTAAAGAACCTAATCCTTGAGAATCATTTGTATCTGTATTTATTTCGTTTTGATTTAAATATAATGCTTTTGCATATTGAGTCATTAATTTAGATACATTATTTTGATCTTGACTATTATTAAAACTATTTTGTTCATTATTTCCACAAGCTGTAACTACAGATATTGAAGAGGCTGTTATTGAAATTACACCTAATAAACTAATTAATTTTTTCATTTTTTTATATTACCTTTCTTACTCATTTATCAAGTTTTTATCTTTTAATAAGTCTCATACAATGTTAGATACATATTTATGACCAGCAGCTGTTGGATGAACTTTGTCAATAAAAAAGAATTTATCTACATAACTTTTATCTTTTAAATACGCTTCTTTATATTTCTCTAAAACAGTTGCTTTTATTTGAATATTAGATAGATCCATACTTCCTAAATCAAAAGCAGAAGAATCTGTAAAGTTATCATTAACATTTATTGAATCAGCTGTTGTTTTAAATCCATCTAATATTAATTTCAAATTAGTATATAAATTATATATACTAATTACATTTTCATTATTAGTATTAATATTGTTTACTATATTTCTTATTCCATCATCAAATTGTTTTGTTAATAGATTTATTTTTATTTTATCTTCTGGATTTGTATATCTATTATCTGGATTTGAAGGATCTTCACCATTATAACCAGGAGTTAATAGTATGTCTGGAGGTGTTATGAAAAGAATTCTTTTAGCACCATTATTTACTAATGTTAATAAACAATTTTTTATATTTTCTAATGCATTTTTCATTATGTTTTTTTGTTGAGTATAATTATCTCTTGCATCAGCTAATGCAAATAAATCATTTCCACCAATTTCAACTAGGAATAAGTCTGTTTCCTTAATTTGATGTTGTTTGACAACTGCTTGAGCTTGTTTATAAATTCCTGTATTACCCATTAATAAAGTAGACATCAACCCACTAGATTCATATGCTGTAGCACCACCAACTGAATAATTTCTACCTCATGCAGTAAAAGTTTCATTATTTTCATTTTTATATTCAACATCTGCACTATGTATCAAATTTGAAGGTTTAAATGTATTATCATCAAAACCTAGTTTATTGTTTATTAACTCTGCAACTCTTTTTCCATTACTAAAACCATTGTTATATAAATTTGAACCTTTACCATCATCGGGAGGAATATTTACATTTACTCCAACTTCATCTTTTGCAATAGTTACAAGTCCACCATTATCACTTAAACTATCACCAAGTGTAAAGAAATTACTAACACCATGATGTTTTTCTGGGTCAACACTTGTATCAATAGCCTTAGATTTATCTATGTTTTTACCAACCATTGGGTCGAAATCAAAGTTTATTTCTGTTTGTTGTGGCATACATGAAACAACAGTTGTTGAAAAAGAAGCTGATATTGTAAACACAGACAATATAGTAAGTAATTTTTTCATTATTTTGCCCCTTTCTTTTTGCTAATCAATAACATTGTTAACACTAATATATATCCTGGTAATACTACTATTAATAAAATAAAGAATAATATTACCCCTACTCTTAAATTATCAAGAGTTTCTGTAAAATGTGGAGTATATAATTCATCAGCTGTTACACTAGTTTTAGACATATTTGATTCATTTAAAGATTTATCTTTAAAAATATTGTGTCCAAACACATTCATTCCATATTTTATGTTTTCTATTTGTTTATTTAAATATCAAATTTTATTATTTATTAATAAAGTTCCTGGAGAATCGTAAATGTCGATACCATCAACCCCTGGGTCACTTGATTTCATTTTAGAATCATATAAATCTTGATCAACAATTGTTTGGTTTCTTAATAAATCATTTCTGATTGATGATGAAAATATTTCATTTAAACCATTTGTTTGAAACATTCAAGCAATACCAGCATGAACATATCCATAACTTAAGAATTCAGTTGAAACTGCTTCATCAAATGAAATTAAATCAATTCCTAAATCATAAAGATCAATGTCTCCTTTATTTTCTTTTACTTTACTTCATCTACTTTCATATCATTTGTTAGCAAAATTTGTATAATCTTCTTTTTTTTGATTATAATTTTCTGTCTCATAAGAGTTTAAAGTTGATACTGCATCTGCTGAATAAGCTTTTTTGATAACAGTTTCCATAATAGTTTCATATGATGGATCTTGTCCATCAACTACATAAACACCTTTTGGCATTACTTTAGATATTTGATTTTCAATACTTTTAATAAATCTTAATGATTCAACTCCAACACCAGGAGTTACCATAAGTAAACTAAATAAAAAATAAACTGAAAATACTACAGAGAATATAATTAATTTCAATTTATTTTTTACAGTAAAGAAAGTTAAAAATTTTTGCATAAACTAATTTACCCTTCTATTAATTATAAATGCTACTAATTCTGTTAAGAACGTAATAATATTTTATATATTAATTTTTATTGAAATAGCAAAAGAAGCACATTTAAAAAAGTTTTTAATAAATATAAACTATTTTTATATTAATCAAACTTTTTTTATTTTTTTTCTAAAATATATTGAATTTTTTAAATTTTAAAATAAACTAAATAATGTTAGCAATCAAGGTGTTAGATTGCTAAAATAAAGGAGGAGTATTTTTATGATTAAACCATTAAATAATAATGTAGTTTTACTTATTGAAAAACCAGAAAATAAAACTAATTCTGGAATCATATTAACTGAATCTGCAACTGAAAAAACTAATAAAGCAAAAGTCATTGCAATTAGTGATAAATTAAAAAACGAAGATAAAAACTTAACTATAAAAGAAAATGATATAGTAGTTTATAAAAAATATAGTGGAGTTGAATTTAAAGACAATGATAATGAATATTTAATAGTTGAAATAGAAGATATTATTGCAAAATTATAATTAAGAAAGGAAATATATTATGGCTAAAAAACTTAAATTCTCAGAAGATGCAAGATTTTCAATGTTAAAAGGAATTGATACCTTAGCAAATGCTGTTAAAGTGACATTAGGACCAAAAGGAAGAAATGTTGTTTTAGAAAAAGATTATGGATCACCTTTAATCACTAATGATGGTGTATCAATTGCAAAAGAAATAGAATTAGAAAACCCTTTTGAAAATATGGGAGCAAAACTTGTAGCAGAAGTTGCTTCTAAAACTAATGATGTTGCAGGAGATGGTACAACAACTGCTACAGTATTAACACAAGCAATTGTTAGAGAAGGTTTAAAAAATGTAACAGCTGGTGCAAATCCTGTTGAAATAAGAGTTGGAATTGAAAAAGCAGTTAATGTAGCTGTTGAAGAACTAAAAAAAATGTCTACACCTATTGATTCTAAAAATGCAATTACTCAAGTTGCTGCTGTTTCATCTGGAAGTCAAGAAATTGGTGAATTAATTAGTGAAGCAATGGAAAAAGTTGGAAATGACGGTGTAATAACAATTGAAGAATCAAAATCAATGGATACAGAATTAGATGTTGTAAAGGGAATGCAAATTAAAAGAGGTTATATTTCTCAATACATGGTTACAGATAATGAAAAAATGATTGCAGAACTTGAAAATCCTTATATTCTGTTAACAGATCATAAAATATCAAACATTAAAGACGTTTTACCAATACTTGAAGAAGTTGTACAAACTAATAAAAGTCTTTTAATTGTGGCAGATGATTTTGAAGGAGACTTTATACCAACAATAGTTTTAAATAAATTAAGAGGAACATTTAATGTAGTTGCAATTAAAGCTCCTGAATTTGGTGAAAATCAAAAAAATCAAC contains:
- a CDS encoding SGNH/GDSL hydrolase family protein codes for the protein MKKLLTILSVFTISASFSTTVVSCMPQQTEINFDFDPMVGKNIDKSKAIDTSVDPEKHHGVSNFFTLGDSLSDNGGLVTIAKDEVGVNVNIPPDDGKGSNLYNNGFSNGKRVAELINNKLGFDDNTFKPSNLIHSADVEYKNENNETFTAWGRNYSVGGATAYESSGLMSTLLMGNTGIYKQAQAVVKQHQIKETDLFLVEIGGNDLFALADARDNYTQQKNIMKNALENIKNCLLTLVNNGAKRILFITPPDILLTPGYNGEDPSNPDNRYTNPEDKIKINLLTKQFDDGIRNIVNNINTNNENVISIYNLYTNLKLILDGFKTTADSINVNDNFTDSSAFDLGSMDLSNIQIKATVLEKYKEAYLKDKSYVDKFFFIDKVHPTAAGHKYVSNIVWDLLKDKNLINE
- a CDS encoding endo-beta-N-acetylglucosaminidase codes for the protein MKKLIALLNSTILLMPLCATAVSCDKPAKSFGTNLSEIEDYSWKEEQPYFEGYKNLQSFNKPSKVENTLKLNIKNIKNYLDYNDFNTGFKTNEDALKQSPTGVPLNSHFLPNGNLKKDLHQIDKSEIFDEENSLLDWNYEDDNDAKYNVSRIPLQKTTKVAKKWVASQNENVMEMNMSTVIPSTSKQNTIVGNNKAFTRFINNYQYNDITVSWGGAINEGIILPPAANEVHKAHLNGTKILGNIFLDGYHGLKIELLRDFIKTDSEGNYLIVDKLIDMALKYNFDGWFLNNEPNGYFSDGSIVSYVTIIEIMKQFKNKVNELFKNKPSEKLLFFSYKNNGSLNNIPENEESKQLYENSDYFLTDFGQTYNDSYEYIKEKNKQPNEVFNMYNVGAWVNGKPYYDKDLLGRFDTGSLAYLNEADDSIKGNDGQIIRKYKYGDMSKNNSISVFASQWPVEIGGSEGDKLTGVDEYERDAYRLVAANKYDDMLYTGHNRKLSEKDEGVYTFTTDIDAVNKYSYGLGHIVQENTVLNDYNDVFFTHFSTGNGIKFNSLDVDNSIISLEKYPWSNTNIADVQPTYKWFITDSKGNQLDSDKISGYYDYHNPYLKGNSLSLGSGYNDKGEITPFENIGENGTYNWWIMGSNYIINKSKEVKMIVKSSQVNNIKIIYDDSSGTKIAVTSTKNLGNGWTELSANVDSKGTIAKFGLQFEGNSGLLKIGQMQVLNKGAKPKTFDNNFNSIVSDLVISRNNGIKNYRLSFDNLLKDDDLYSYYEIYADNNDKIVRVSESNKNDYFIKNIDWDLKTLYVKVINNLNSTVKWFEVEV
- a CDS encoding GroES family chaperonin; the encoded protein is MIKPLNNNVVLLIEKPENKTNSGIILTESATEKTNKAKVIAISDKLKNEDKNLTIKENDIVVYKKYSGVEFKDNDNEYLIVEIEDIIAKL
- the groL gene encoding chaperonin GroEL (60 kDa chaperone family; promotes refolding of misfolded polypeptides especially under stressful conditions; forms two stacked rings of heptamers to form a barrel-shaped 14mer; ends can be capped by GroES; misfolded proteins enter the barrel where they are refolded when GroES binds), which produces MAKKLKFSEDARFSMLKGIDTLANAVKVTLGPKGRNVVLEKDYGSPLITNDGVSIAKEIELENPFENMGAKLVAEVASKTNDVAGDGTTTATVLTQAIVREGLKNVTAGANPVEIRVGIEKAVNVAVEELKKMSTPIDSKNAITQVAAVSSGSQEIGELISEAMEKVGNDGVITIEESKSMDTELDVVKGMQIKRGYISQYMVTDNEKMIAELENPYILLTDHKISNIKDVLPILEEVVQTNKSLLIVADDFEGDFIPTIVLNKLRGTFNVVAIKAPEFGENQKNQLEDIAILTGAKFYNKDIYTDLKQLTMEHLGTANKVIISKETTTFIEGKGEKKEINQRVESIKKAIESETSDYTVDRLKDRLAKLAGGVAVIKVGAPTETELKEKKLRIEDALNSTKAAIIEGIVPGGGTALVNTINEVSKLKLEGDEQTGVKIILRALEEPTRQIVQNAGLDGSVILERLKNEKPGIGFNAKNSKWENMINAGIVDPVKVTRSALQNAASISSLILTTEAVVVKKEDSNKEESNDMPGMGMGPGLY
- a CDS encoding Vmc-like lipoprotein signal peptide domain-containing protein; translated protein: MKKLISLLGVISITASSISVVTACGNNEQNSFNNSQDQNNVSKLMTQYAKALYLNQNEINTDTNDSQGLGSLHYSSSYIMNDFVKDNYISNLGLDSFEGVETSDYTRYSDISEKYFKNSVELVDEQTNVDSSIYQEGVVAPEISGTMGTITSLVQSLPLILNNLSSPEKFISLMGILSKKLEELISPNLLKTLGKVLNNDVLKDFENAFSINSLKDDKNEFFNYEDTLNAGIIALSNSLDKLINKDSSDETLTYNNSDNINLNIKSASKKVANNLNQLIKGEKKLSFDILTDVSVVPGILYFLRNLLVYINTIKIDMDKVDEIKLFTISEIDEIRTKKLDENSNQLDIKNIVNILYVITNDEKEKGSTVLKNIIGILLATPGDEKPDDSTGTLISSPYNGKKNGLINIISEFAIKLLGSEYLEGKILSMEYIIYIDQFVRSFINWGIGYKSSEGTLTNNFSLVLSFLNEKDILNNFDGFIKDFIINIGKNDWDEYFKNPGKWIDYLYDNNNEKLNLSIKKMLSEPIENLLNSSLFSSNDEVVKIFDNKKDLGLGFLMSESVKKIINTIYKTITLKENENLNYVIKFDSFANLFNSLYKNDALQNALSDIDNFMNNLGLNKDNTIAKDSPLDRIQTILNENLGWLSGIISIINNMISEYNKRLSNTKKVANSIFLNLDVSIKSNSLNDFEYVVKNKLTNIENTFKIKLRYAGNYLKVDELYKLDK